One window of bacterium genomic DNA carries:
- a CDS encoding DUF6088 family protein: MVRRHALDLKAQIQDRIASQRGTVWTPVDFLDLGPRAAVDKALQRLAKDGHLSRIDRGLYFSPAKNSLTGKTTNPDQRAVIAAVARRDQTRIVVDGLTAANDLGLTTAVPTRITVLTDARLRPIRLGNQQIQFKTVAPSRLFWAGRPAMRVVQALYWLQDILRSDRATILQKLTAILNDPAHGPEIRDDLRQGLHTLPIWMQSILRELLAKPDKPSKTAQRHHATERSSASQ, translated from the coding sequence AAGGCCCAGATACAGGATCGAATCGCATCCCAACGAGGAACTGTGTGGACGCCGGTCGATTTTCTCGACCTTGGTCCACGGGCCGCCGTCGATAAAGCGCTGCAGCGTCTCGCGAAAGATGGCCATCTTTCGCGAATCGATCGCGGCCTGTACTTCAGTCCGGCAAAGAACTCGTTGACGGGGAAGACCACGAATCCCGATCAGCGGGCCGTGATCGCTGCCGTCGCGCGACGCGATCAGACCCGCATCGTCGTTGACGGCCTGACCGCCGCAAATGACCTCGGCTTAACGACGGCCGTTCCCACGCGAATCACCGTTCTTACTGACGCGCGGCTACGGCCAATCCGACTCGGCAACCAGCAAATCCAGTTCAAGACCGTCGCGCCAAGTCGCCTCTTCTGGGCCGGACGTCCAGCCATGCGCGTTGTCCAAGCCCTCTACTGGCTTCAGGACATTCTTCGGTCAGATCGCGCAACCATTCTCCAAAAACTGACAGCGATTCTCAACGATCCCGCTCACGGACCGGAGATTCGCGACGATTTACGGCAGGGGCTCCACACGCTACCGATCTGGATGCAGTCGATTCTTCGGGAACTTCTCGCCAAGCCCGACAAGCCTAGTAAGACGGCTCAAAGGCACCATGCTACAGAGCGTTCATCCGCCAGCCAATGA